AAATGAACGGCCTTGCTGAGTCCATTCAGCTGGCACTTGTCGCTCCTTCATTTCCTCTACGCTCACTTGTGCAATTCGATATTGATACAATTTTGGGAGGGCCAATGCCCTCCGTGGATTGTGTGGAAAATGCAGGCGCGCCGGGATGCTATGACTTAGGGATTCCAGGGGTCACCAACCAACAAGTTCCACTCTGGGGTGGCATGTTTTTCTCTTTTCAAGCCTCAGCCATGAAGCCTTTCTTTGAGATCAGATCGAGCCCTGGTTCACGTGCCCTCTGGAGCTTAGGCGGTGAATGGAGTTACGAAGAGATTGCACCATTGGCTGAGCGCATGATGGCCGCACCGGAGTGCATCACAGACCTAAGCACTTGCCTGAAAGACTATCGATATCGCTTAGCATCCAGCTTATTGCGTGATTGGTCACCCATGATGGCAAGACTGAGTTTTGGTTTTCAAAGTAATCTGCCACTGCATTCCATGCATCAGGCAGAATGGGACAACTACATCAATACTCCCTACGGACCAGAGCGCAGCAGCTTTAGCCAAATACCTTTACTCGATTCAGCGCACGGCTCACGTCATACCTTAGAGCTCAAAAACCCGGCGACAAATTATACAGAGATCATTTTACCCGAACTGCCAATGGGCCCTGTAGGGCATCCTACCGACGCGTTGATTGCCCTTACAGGGGTTACAATGAATGGCAGTGGGTTTATCCCAACCGGTGTCGCTGCAGGCTTCGACTGCTATGGCGACGATTGCCACCTGAATCGCGATGGTCATGACCAAGTGCTCAATGGCCAACCCATTTGTCCTGAGGATAGTTCCGATGACTCTGAAACCTGCGGCGAGAATATTTTAGGACATCAAGCAGCGGGAACCATTGGTCTCTTCCATGCGAAGACTGACGAAAGCCTCCAAGAACACACTCAGAAAACCATCATCATGGCCATGCCACTCGACGTACCCTATGAACATGGACTCAGCGCGACCGGTTTGATTCTGGAAGGTTCGTTGCCACAGGAAGCGGTTAATCTCGAAGGTTTATCTTTTCCATCGCACCTCGAATTGGAACTCGCTCCAGAGACCCGCTCTATCACCATGGGCAATTCGCACGACAACCTCAATGTTATAACCGTCTATCCTGCAGAGGAAAATCGTGAAGGACCTCATTGGACAATCTACGCCAAAGGCAACTCCAGTCACTACACCTTACCAAACGCTATTGGGTCGTTTGGTGACCCGTTGGCCAGTATTCACGCAAGCCGATTTTTACGATGCTCAAACATGTATCTCAAATCGGGAAATAGTATTGAGAATTCTCTATCTAGTTCACGGGGAATGAATCAGTTATTTAACAATGCTCTTGGATTCGCAACTCACCATCAGACGTGGTGATGGTTTCAATTGTTGAGGGGAAGATTGGGTAGGCTATTAAGCCATCACATTTAGAACGCCGCCTACTGGAAGAGATCCAGATCGAAGCGCGTGTCCATTTGGATCATAACCCGATGCGTTCTTCATCGACGTAAAAAAACTCTTAGACATATTTGCCGCACTGCCTGAATCGAAAGCAGCACCAAATTGCTTCGAATTTTCCATCGAAGCTTTCGAGTTGGATTTACTGACCTCAGCATTTCTCTTTGAACCCTCAAGCGCTAAGTCGTCAGCACTTGGCCCGTCGATCGGGCTTTTCGCCTTCGGGCCCGCTGGGTCCGATTTCGCTTTGGCCAAGGCATCCATGGGATCGTAGGGTTGAGCGTTCTTTTTCTTAATGAGTGCGAGGTGTAAATTAGCTTTTTCGGGGTTCTCGGCAGCTTCTTTACTTACCTTTGCGTGTAAGCTCTCTTCAGGCTTGCCCGCTTCAGCCATTTCTTTAGCTTTTTCAAGGTGAATTTGCTGTTCAGTCTTACCCACGGGGCCCATGCGGACCTTTTCCGCCACCTCTAACGCGGTGAGGGATTTCGGCATTGTCGACTTTTTCAATCGACTGTTCATTGCCTGACTGCCAAAGGCCGAAACGCCTCCGATACTGCCCATAAGATACCTGCCCTGAGATTGCTGAAATTGGGGTGCAATCCCACTACATTTAAAATTCTAGCAGCATGGATCAAAATGAGACTAATTCTAAGCACAAAAAAACGCCTTCGCAGCGCGTCATTGTCCGAAAAAAGGATCTTTTTGACCTATTTTGGGTCAAATCCGGCTTACTCAAAACTGTTTCATTCTCAGAACAGCTCACATGACTCGTTTTGACAAATTCGACAGAGCCCGTAAGAAAGGCCTCATATCACCCGGGGTGACCCAGAACCACTACTGTCCCATTATAAAACGAAACAATTTATCGGCAATAAAAAGAAACTGTCTCAAGTCGCAACAAGCAATAAAAGAGCGAGCAAAACCTGTCAATTATTCGGCCAAATGGGCCACCAAAAACATGACCGCTGGGTCAAACGAGCGCCGGTTACCCTGCATAGAGTGGCAACCAACAGATCGACAAATCGAAACTTTTGCCCAAAACCGTCGGATTTAGTCGAAGAAAAGTTCCATTTGGCGTGTCAAAAACTCCATTTTGGGCAAAAATGGTGAAATCAGGGTTCATTGTTAATGTTTGACCCAAAGGTCTTGACCTTGGAAAAACCATATGATGAATCTGGACTCAGGGAATGACATGATGCGGCATAGCCGTTTCGGGCTTGGAGTCAGTGACACACAATGGGTGGGTCCGCACTTCAATACGCATAACCAGACGCGCATATTCCAGCAGTACAAAGGGCCATACAATGCAAATTTATAAGTTACCTGTTGAAGACATTCGATTCATTCTAGAAACATTTGGTTACGAAGCACTCACCGAGCTTGAAGGGTACGAAGCGTACGACCTCGAAACGACCATGGCTATGATCGAAGAGTCTGGCCGCTTCGTTGTAAACGAGTTCCTTCCTCTCAACCGCACGGGTGATATCGAAGGTGTAACGTACAACCCCGAAGATCACAGCGTCACAACGCCCAAGGGCTTTAAAGAGCTTTACGCCAAGTTCGTTGAAAGCGGAATGATTGGGATTTGTCATCCCGAGGAGTTCGGCGGCGGCGGAGCACCCAACATCATCGGTGTGATGTTAAGCGAAATGGCTATGTCTACAAACAAGAGCTTTGCCATGGCCTCGGGGCTCAGTAATGGCCTTGTAGAAGCCCTCTTGCACCACGGAACAGACGAGCAGAAAAAATACTATCTTCCTAAATTGGTATCGGGCGAATGGACAGGCACCATGTGTCTGACAGAGCCTCAGTGCGGAACCGACTTGGGCTTGATGAGCACCAAAGCCATTCCCGAAGGTGACCACTTTTTACTCACAGGTCAGAAAATTTGGATCACGTTTGGAGAGCATGACCTCACCGACAACATTCTCCACTTGGTCCTCGCGAGACTTCCTGACTCACCTCCTGGGATCAAAGGAATCAGCCTCTTCGTCGTGCCCAAATTCTTAGACAACGGTGACCGCAACTCAGTACAGTGCGGCGGTCTTGAACATAAGATGGGAATCCACGCATCACCAACCTGTGTCATCGACATGGAAGATGCACACGGCTGGCTTGTAGGGGAACCCCACAAGGGCATGCGCGGCATGTTTACGATGATGAACCATGCTCGCCTCAACGTAGGTCTCGAGGGTGTTTCTCTTGGTGAAATCGCCTATCAAACGGCGCTGGAATACGCCAAAGACCGGCGACAGAGTCGTGCGCTTGATAAAGCGAAACAAGACAAAGACCACACCGCTGACAATATTCTCGTTCACCCAGATGTTCGACGGATGCTTCTCAATATTAAGTCAACCAACGAAGGCATGCGTGCACTGGCTTACTGGGTGGGCATTCACCTCGACCACGCTCGTAACAATACCGATGAAAAAATTCGTGAAGACTCATCAGATCTGGTCGCTCTCCTTACTCCCGTGGTGAAGAGCTTTCTCACTGAACGTGGCTTCTACAACATCTCAGAAGCAATGCAGGTTTGCGGTGGTTCTGGGTTTACCGTGGAATGGTCCATTGAACAGTATCTACGTGATTTAAGAATCGCGATGATTTACGAGGGAACCAATCACATCCAGGCTCTTGACCTTGTGGGTCGTAAATTGCCTATGGGTATGGGCCGCCTCTTTAAGAAGTTCGCTGGAATCATCACCGAGCACATCCAAGAGCACAAAGACAACGATGCAATGACCGAATTCTTGGAGCCCTTAAAAGACGCTTCCAAGAAGCTCACTGCGGTTACCATGGATCTTTCAGCGAAGGCGATGCAAGATCCTGAAGTGGCTGGAGCAATTGCTTCCAACTACTTAAACCTCTTCGCCTACACAGCACTTGCTTATGTCTGGTCTGTGTCGGCCGCAGCATCACTTGGCCGCGAAGGAAGCTTCTACACAACCAAGGTTAAAACAGCGCGGTACTACTTCCAAAACGTTCTTCCAGAGATGAATGGACTTTTGGGCGTCATTGCTGCTGGTAAAGACCACATGATGTCGTTTACCCCGGAAGAGCTAGAGTCTCGCTGAGTAATCTAAGGCGTCTCACGGCGCCTCACAGCATCTCTCATATGATCATCATCCATCCATAAAACTTGGGCTCTCGTCCGAGCAATGCGTCATTATCGGCCCTGCCACTTCTATTACATAGGTAAACCCTCGAAATTAGGGAGCTATCGGCGCACTGGTTTATTTTTTACCCAAGATACGACCGAGCAGTGTATTTCTAAGACACACTGCGGGGTAGCAGTATGGCGCAGAGGCAACGCCTGGGATCTTGGACCGACATTCTCCAAATATCCCGAAGAGTTTTTAACTCCGCCTGCTCTCGAAATTTTGGCCTAAGGCCAGTCGTTTTTAGAACTTTAAATTTTGGAGCTTATATATGCCTACGATTCATTCCACAGGGATCAATCCGACCAATCTCAATATCAACCAACCTGCCAACCTTCCAACACCGCTGAACGCACCGACCACCTCAGGTGCAGCCGACGGCTTCTCAATGGGCGGTACTCAACACGCTGACCAAATTCTCAATAGCCTTGGACTCTCGGCTATCGATACCACTGGACTCATGAACCAGCTTAGCCCTTCTCAGCATCAAGCCCTTACCCAGCTCGGTGGCCAGGCTCTGTCTATGAGTACCTCTGAGTTGCAAAGTGCATTTTCAAGCTTTGTCAGCGGTACACCTGTTGTGGATTATCAAGATGTAAACGCGCTGGTTCAGCAAGTGCTTCGTGAAGCCTACACACAAAACACCGAAGACCTTCGTATGTATGCGGAGAAGGTAAAATTCTACAACAAGGTAAAGCAGGCACTGCGCGATGAACTTAACACCGCACGCAAGTCTCTAACAGCAGCAGGGCCTGGAGAGCCGGAGACCACACTCAATGCACCTTTCTCACCCACGCATACTTCATCTACATACACGGGTAATCAAGATATTCAGCAATGGTCAGGTGTACGCGATTCGCATATTCGGTCCGCTGATGCCAAGTTCAGCACCGGTGACTTTGCCGGCGATTGGCAGATAACGAGTGGCAACCGTTGGGATCCACTGGCGATCGACTTAGATGGCGATGGACAAATATCAACCATCGATGCTGCAAACGGTGTTTTCAATTTAGCCAGTAATACTGAATCACAAGGCGTCAATGGTGCATGGAGTTCCATTCAAGGTGGAAATGTAGCGGCCGGCGCCTCTATCACACAGTCGAGTAGCGGACTTTTGTTTAACGGAACCCAAGAGCGGCAAGTAGACACGAAGTTTACAGAGTGGTTCGGCCCAACAGAAGGCATTGTCGTGTTCGACCGTAACGGTGACGGCACCATCCAAGGCACTGACCTCTTCGGCGATAAAAATGTAACAGGTCGCGATGTCGCCGACGGTTACGAAGACTTGGCACTGCTCGACACCAACAATGACGGCGCCGTGGATTATAACGACCAAGATTTTCACAGCCTTCAAATCTGGCAGGATGCCAACAGCGACGGCATCGCTCAGGAGGGCGAGCTCACAAGCTTGTTTCAAAATGGACTCACCTCTTTGGCCACGCAGGCAAGCGGCGGAGCGGCTGCAGGTGAAAATGCAGATATCATCGCGGCATCCAACAATCTCGGTGCAGTTAATTCTGAAGGCGCTCTATTCACCAAGGGACAGCTTGGGGATTATATCAAACAGGTTGAGGACCAACTCAACTCAGTTGGCGACGACGCGCAGCTTGCAAACGTCGATCTTCAAAACATGCTCCAGAAGCAGCAACAAACGCTTCAAATGATGAGCAACATCAGTAAATCGCTGCATGATACGGCTATGTCAGTTATCCGTAAAATGGGCGGCTAATTGTTAGACCTGCAACAACTTATCGAACCTCTCTCCTTGGAAGAGTTCCTGGAACGTGACTTCAGTCGCAATTGGAGACACTTTCAAGGAGAGCCTGGCCGGTTCACGAATCTCATTTCAGAAGAGCTTGTGCTCAAAAGCATTGATTCGCGTGATATCACCGCGAATAGGCTCACCATGCTCCATGGCGGTGAACTTATTGCCCAAGAACTCTACGCATCACCCGGTTCGGCTCCTACACTTATTCGTCCTGAGGCCAAACGTATCAAGCATCATCTCAACCAGGGCGCGGTTCTTCTTCTCACCCACGCAGAACAACTGCATCAACCTCTCTGGGATGCTGCTGAGTCGATTGGGAACCAGCTCGAGGAATCGGTGACCGTTAATGTGTATCTTGGCGGGCCGCAATCAAAGGGGTTTGGCCTTCACATCGACCACCATGACGTATTGGTGATGCAGGTTGAAGGGCATAAAAGCTGGGAAGTTCGAGAGCCCAGCCTTAAACACCCTCTGCTCCTACCCGACCATATCACCGAGCCACCGGACGAAAAGCTCTGGCAAGGAACTCTCGCCAGCGGAGAGATGCTCTACTTGCCACGTGGTTACTGGCACAAAGCACATGCACAAGACGCTACCTCTCTCCATCTCACTTTCGGGATACAACCTTGCACAGGTCTTCACTTCCTAGGCTGGATACGCAAACGGCTCTTGTCCAGCGAAGCCTTTAGAAATGATATTCCGCGGCACAATAAGGACACGATGAAAAATTACCTCGAGTCTCTCGCGGCAGCAGTTCAAGAACTTCACGATACAGAGCACCTTGAACTCTTTTTAAAAGAACATGCGGACCGCATTCATTCAGAGCGAACGAAACTTAAAATAACCCTTCAATCCCAGTAATACTCAGGAGAGTAAGATGCGAAATTATGGCACCAACTCCGCCTACGCAGTCATGCGGATTCTAACCATGGCAAATATCGTCAAGCGAACCATGAGCGACAAGCAAATGCGTCTACTTCGCGATATCGCAGCCGCTCAACAACTAACTCAAGATGATGTTCTACGAGTTGTAGCCGAATATGAAATTGATGCTGCACAAAGCGGCGAGTCCGGACCTTTTTTCAATGCCGACCGGTCACTTCCCCAAGCTCTGGTTCATGGTGCCTTAGATGAGATTCAAGGTGAATCTTTACAGCTCCAGGTAAGCCAAATCATGCACGCTCTACTCACACTTTCAGGTAGACCTCATAAAGATGAGGTACTCTTTGTTGAAAACGCCGTTGGCTACTGGGGCATTGGTGAAAGCTGGCGCACCTGGCTGCTTAATCAACCCACGCCGGTCGCGACCTAATATTTACGTTGACGGTCTTTTTGGTAAGGGAAGATTTCGATAAATTCACCACGCGCATGCACCTCCTGCATATCTCTCCAAAACCCTGGCGTAAAAATGTCGCCATGCGTCTCTTCAAACTCGCCCATACAAGTTCCCGGGATGCCAACAAATGAGCGAAACTCTTCCGGGAAGATATCGTTCTCGGCCACAGCAAACCAAGTCTCGGCTTCCATCTCTTCAAAGTCATAACGAGGTTTTGGCATGACTCGAAAATTACAATCGCTAAGCACACACAGCTCATCGTAGTCATAGAAGACCACACGACCATGCCTGGTGACTCCGAAGTTCTTTAGGAAAAGGTCACCCGGAAACAAGTTGGCCGCCGCAAGCTCCTTCAGCGCCATGCCATAGTCTAAAATCGCCAGCCGGCTGGACTCTTCGTCGGCGGTAGTCACATATACATCCAGAGGAACAACACGGCGCTCCGTGTAGAGGTGCTTAATGAAGACACTCTCCCCTTTCACACTTACCGTACTGGCAGCTGTTTGGCACAACTCCTCTAAGACTTCGGGGTCAAAACGGTCTTTGCGAAATTCCAGCGCTACAAACTCTTGAGCATCAACTAAGCGCCCGACTTTGTCGTGCTTAAAAACTAACTCGTAACAATCAAGAACCCGTTGACGGTCCGTTTTCTTAGGAGGCAGGAAGGAGTCTCTAATCACTTTGAACACGACACCATAGGAGGGCAAAGTGAAAACCACCATCACCATCCCTTTTTTACCTTTGGTAAATTCAAAGCGGTCACTTGAACGAGCCATGTGCCAACGTAAATTGCGGTGCAGCTCAGTCTTTGCGTGCTTGTAGTGGCCGATGGACGCATAAAGTTCATCAATGCGTTTAAGTGGCATAATCGTGCTGAGAAATTCAATCATCTTTCGGTGATGCTTTGCATTCACGAAGAAATAGGAGTGCGCAAAACTAAATAAGATGCTGACGGAGTCTTCATCAAGCAAGACCGCATCCAGAACAATGGCATCATCTCTATTTCTCAAACAAAAAACGATGGGTAGGCATTCATCTTCTGCGCTAAGCCGGCCAATGATGTAGGCACCGCCATCGCGGTAAAAAACAGCCGTCAGGAAATCAAGGGAACGAATGTAACCCAAAAGGCCGACCTCCTTGAGACGTTGATTGACCGCCTTAGATACGTCAGCGGAAATGCTATCCAAATCTGCGAAAGGAGTTTGGAAGCTACAAAAACTCAAAACTGCAGAAACCAGGTTCTCACAGGAGTCCTGCCATGGGTAACGCAGATGAGACGGCAATTCGGGCATCGCGGTATTAATCTCAAAATCGGAATCATAAAATTCAATGCCGGCATCCAACCCGACGGTCCCATGCACTCGGCGAGTCACCGAATTATAGAAAGTCATGGCGAGTTCAACGTCATAGCGAATTTCAATCAATTCGCAGTAGCTCTCCTTGGCATCCACCCAAAGCGAATTGTTTGTGTAGTTCTCTCCCAAAAGGCCTGCCAATTCTGCAGCTACACGCTTGGCGCGAATATCATAAAGCTCCAATCGCTCTGTCGCGTCTTGGTCGGCTCCTCGGTAGTCACGCGTCTCGAATCGTTCTCGTGCCCGAAGCGTAATCTGGATGAAATCCTCTTGATAGCGTTCAAACGCGGCATAAACCGAACTCGCCACAGCCAGAGGTGCGGCTTCACGCGACAGTTTTGCTCCTGAAAAAGCCATCTCATAGTCCCCTAAGTGCCTAAAATTACTTGGCATGGCACAAGTTATGCCAAGCACACCCAACACTCAAGGAGCTGAAAGTCTGGCTGAACGGCTCAAAAAACAGGCAGCCTCAAACTTTTGAGAAACTCTTAGGATTTTCGACCGATAACTTAATTAACCAGGGAATGAATTCTGGCATAAACCGAGCAAAATCATGAGTAATGCCTATTCACACAAAGCGCTGCAGGCGGCCAGTTTAACAAGTGTCGTTGGATGCGACCCAGACGGAGTGGTGGATAATAGGCCTGGGATATCCCACCCCAACATGCCCCGAAACAAAAGCGCTCTTAAGGACGCTAAGAGCCTGGCTTCGCGCGACCTTTTTTCAAGAGATCCACAACATGGCCGTGATCTCGTGAACAATACGCATAAAACACCCGGCAAACAGACAGATGGAAAATGGGTCATTGGAATTGGAATGCGTAACCCCGCCGGGCCAAACCGTAAACTTAACCGGAAAAAGCGCAAGCAAAACGGGGTATGGGTCGCTGATGACGAGATGACGCTCGAGCCGCTGGATGGCCCGGAGACGATCAACGAAGGCCCAGACAACCCAGACACTTAAGACCAAGTGTATTCCATTCTGGCTCCAACCTCCCCGATTCCGCTATGCTTAGAACCAAGCAACAACGTTTACCAGGGAATTCAGGATATGCGGGAAGTTGTTAT
The DNA window shown above is from Deltaproteobacteria bacterium and carries:
- a CDS encoding acyl-CoA dehydrogenase — encoded protein: MQIYKLPVEDIRFILETFGYEALTELEGYEAYDLETTMAMIEESGRFVVNEFLPLNRTGDIEGVTYNPEDHSVTTPKGFKELYAKFVESGMIGICHPEEFGGGGAPNIIGVMLSEMAMSTNKSFAMASGLSNGLVEALLHHGTDEQKKYYLPKLVSGEWTGTMCLTEPQCGTDLGLMSTKAIPEGDHFLLTGQKIWITFGEHDLTDNILHLVLARLPDSPPGIKGISLFVVPKFLDNGDRNSVQCGGLEHKMGIHASPTCVIDMEDAHGWLVGEPHKGMRGMFTMMNHARLNVGLEGVSLGEIAYQTALEYAKDRRQSRALDKAKQDKDHTADNILVHPDVRRMLLNIKSTNEGMRALAYWVGIHLDHARNNTDEKIREDSSDLVALLTPVVKSFLTERGFYNISEAMQVCGGSGFTVEWSIEQYLRDLRIAMIYEGTNHIQALDLVGRKLPMGMGRLFKKFAGIITEHIQEHKDNDAMTEFLEPLKDASKKLTAVTMDLSAKAMQDPEVAGAIASNYLNLFAYTALAYVWSVSAAASLGREGSFYTTKVKTARYYFQNVLPEMNGLLGVIAAGKDHMMSFTPEELESR
- the aceK gene encoding bifunctional isocitrate dehydrogenase kinase/phosphatase, encoding MAFSGAKLSREAAPLAVASSVYAAFERYQEDFIQITLRARERFETRDYRGADQDATERLELYDIRAKRVAAELAGLLGENYTNNSLWVDAKESYCELIEIRYDVELAMTFYNSVTRRVHGTVGLDAGIEFYDSDFEINTAMPELPSHLRYPWQDSCENLVSAVLSFCSFQTPFADLDSISADVSKAVNQRLKEVGLLGYIRSLDFLTAVFYRDGGAYIIGRLSAEDECLPIVFCLRNRDDAIVLDAVLLDEDSVSILFSFAHSYFFVNAKHHRKMIEFLSTIMPLKRIDELYASIGHYKHAKTELHRNLRWHMARSSDRFEFTKGKKGMVMVVFTLPSYGVVFKVIRDSFLPPKKTDRQRVLDCYELVFKHDKVGRLVDAQEFVALEFRKDRFDPEVLEELCQTAASTVSVKGESVFIKHLYTERRVVPLDVYVTTADEESSRLAILDYGMALKELAAANLFPGDLFLKNFGVTRHGRVVFYDYDELCVLSDCNFRVMPKPRYDFEEMEAETWFAVAENDIFPEEFRSFVGIPGTCMGEFEETHGDIFTPGFWRDMQEVHARGEFIEIFPYQKDRQRKY
- a CDS encoding carboxypeptidase regulatory-like domain-containing protein; translated protein: MSSLILLSACQIQGQPSGAGQCAQACSASNDCSLGQVCSSSGCCEAFQASTGPCESGHPDCTTIDEVCDELSGGCVCEIIANGDYQLADILPTVILAGPQITNLDAKVSAAEGDVITHHGFTLYADDPSCITIDANQIVGSPYPCSTTLVAEFGKAAICEAHILNVGEPSSDSVRVLTYDESTGAPVARATVIIDQNNDGQTDAIVPTTSETGMTHFELGDEQRASLTVMAKGYHYVSFIGLTLEEGKTLHIPLTPVNTTALRSGVSGTIDFSAHRENQMNGLAESIQLALVAPSFPLRSLVQFDIDTILGGPMPSVDCVENAGAPGCYDLGIPGVTNQQVPLWGGMFFSFQASAMKPFFEIRSSPGSRALWSLGGEWSYEEIAPLAERMMAAPECITDLSTCLKDYRYRLASSLLRDWSPMMARLSFGFQSNLPLHSMHQAEWDNYINTPYGPERSSFSQIPLLDSAHGSRHTLELKNPATNYTEIILPELPMGPVGHPTDALIALTGVTMNGSGFIPTGVAAGFDCYGDDCHLNRDGHDQVLNGQPICPEDSSDDSETCGENILGHQAAGTIGLFHAKTDESLQEHTQKTIIMAMPLDVPYEHGLSATGLILEGSLPQEAVNLEGLSFPSHLELELAPETRSITMGNSHDNLNVITVYPAEENREGPHWTIYAKGNSSHYTLPNAIGSFGDPLASIHASRFLRCSNMYLKSGNSIENSLSSSRGMNQLFNNALGFATHHQTW